The Streptomyces sp. NBC_01255 genome window below encodes:
- a CDS encoding SGNH/GDSL hydrolase family protein has translation MRGRRTFRTARRVTFRATAALLCAGVLFGCTAGGPDAAAPVPARTTPKPTPSPTSLWDVSPGSVAAVGDSVTRAFDACAVLADCPEVSWATGTDRAVNSLALRLLGPEKVAARSWNLARTGARMAELPEQMAGAAAESPELVTVMMGANDACRPTPELMTPVADFRFSFETALARLRAGAPKAQVYVSSVPDLKHLWSTGRLSPAGLKVWKLGICGSMLADAEDLGPAAERRRTAVRERVVAYNRVLEEVCAEDERCRYDGGAVFGFRFGGGQLSPWDWFHPSRDGQARLAELAYRRITKE, from the coding sequence ATGCGCGGTCGACGCACATTCCGTACCGCACGCCGTGTCACTTTCCGTGCCACGGCGGCGCTGTTGTGCGCGGGGGTGCTCTTCGGCTGTACGGCCGGGGGACCTGACGCGGCGGCTCCGGTTCCGGCCCGGACCACTCCGAAGCCCACGCCGAGTCCGACGTCCCTCTGGGACGTCTCCCCCGGCTCCGTCGCCGCCGTCGGCGATTCCGTCACCCGCGCCTTCGACGCCTGCGCGGTCCTCGCCGACTGCCCCGAGGTGTCCTGGGCGACCGGGACGGACAGGGCCGTCAACAGCCTGGCGCTGCGGCTGCTCGGGCCGGAGAAGGTGGCCGCCCGCAGCTGGAACCTGGCGCGGACGGGTGCGCGGATGGCGGAGCTGCCGGAGCAGATGGCGGGGGCGGCGGCCGAGAGTCCGGAGCTCGTGACGGTGATGATGGGCGCCAACGACGCCTGCCGGCCCACGCCGGAACTCATGACCCCGGTGGCCGACTTCCGCTTCTCCTTCGAGACGGCGCTCGCCCGGCTGCGGGCGGGCGCGCCGAAGGCGCAGGTGTACGTGTCGAGCGTGCCGGACCTGAAGCACCTGTGGTCGACGGGGCGGCTGAGCCCGGCGGGTCTGAAGGTGTGGAAGCTGGGGATCTGCGGCTCGATGCTGGCCGACGCGGAGGACCTGGGTCCGGCGGCGGAGCGGCGGCGGACGGCGGTGCGGGAGCGGGTGGTGGCGTACAACAGGGTCCTGGAGGAGGTCTGCGCCGAGGACGAGCGCTGCCGGTACGACGGCGGGGCGGTCTTCGGTTTCCGTTTCGGCGGTGGGCAGTTGAGCCCGTGGGACTGGTTCCATCCGAGCAGGGACGGCCAGGCGCGGCTCGCGGAGCTCGCGTACCGGCGGATCACGAAGGAGTGA